In Triplophysa dalaica isolate WHDGS20190420 chromosome 19, ASM1584641v1, whole genome shotgun sequence, the sequence cattatctctctctcaccttgtcacacactctctcactcactcattatctctctctcaccctgtcatgctctcactcactcactcactaactatctctctctcaccctgtcacgctctcactcactcactcactcattaactatctctctctcaccctgtcacgctctcactcactcactcactcactcactcactcactcactcactcactatctctctctctctctctctctctctctctctcaccctgtcactcactcactcacttactcactatctctctctctctctctctctctctctcaccctgtcactcactcactcactcactatctctctctcacccggTCAtgctctcactcactctctctctctctctctctctctctctctctctctctctcacacactgtcactcactcactcactcacttactcactatctctctctctctctctctctctctctctctctctctctcacactgtCTCTCTGACTCAccctgtcactctctctctctctgcatgtgtgtgtgtaaagcatATGTTACATTAAGTGATAACAATAAAGAAATGTTCTGTTCAGAAGTATTCATTAGATGTGTGAGTGAGGATGTGTCGTGATGTTCAGatgttgctgtgtgtggtgATGATTGTATGTGCGGTTAGAGTTCAAACACTTCTCTGTTAATTTTTAacccatttacatttagtcatttagcagatgcttttatccaaagtgagtTATAAATGAGGTGAACAATAGAAGCATACAAATATGGCACATTTTGGGACGGCACTACACGGCGTTGTTTGTTAGCAGAGTGCAGGGATCCAGATGGGACGGTGTATTAGCGAGTGAAGGTACAGGGGGCAGAACCAGTTTTGTTGGCCAAGAGCAAAGCTATGAATTTGTAAACCATGAGATTACATTCATTGATCAGTCAAACCCTTGATCTTCATGTTACTCATGCTAAATGAATTAGTCAGTATTTAACAATCAAAACTACAGTAATGAGGGTTTTTATGATGGGCAGATGTCCATTCAGTTTTATGAACAACATGAAAGTAAACATGACAGTTCGTACAGCAGCTTAAATCTGCTACAcacgtgtgtatgtgtaatgatgatgatgtgttaCAGATCTCTGATTGGTCGGATGTTGACTGCACTGTAACCAGATGGACAATCTCACCCTtagcctgtgtttgtgtgtgatagagagttCATGAACAGCtagcgtgtgtgtgtacaacGCATCTTTGTGGTGTAGTCAAATTAACCATCAGTTGTATGATAAGACTgatttcctgtgtgtgtgtgtgtgtgtgggggggggggttctGGTGTAGCATCCAAATGTCCCCATGAGGATAGTAAAACCTGAGATCATTGTGTTTATCAGTCAGTGATCCTCAGACTCCTACCAATAATCATTGATTATAACTTAAACTAATTGATGTTAGGTTTATGTGAAGCGGTTTAGAAGTAGATGACAGAAAATACCATTAGAGGAGCACTGAGTTCACTGTGAGTACAGTATAGAGTCCATTGAGAGTTCAGTTAGTACAGTAAGGATAGAACACAGTTCACTGTAATTACTGTAAGTGTAGTACACACTAGTTCAATGTGAGTACAGTCAGTATAGTACTGAGCCTGAAGTAAGTCATTCATGAAATGTGTCCTGTAGTTTTGGCACATTTAAAGAAGGCGTATGACATCTTGCGGTTGAACTTGGTATCTCACTctaatttcaaaatattgtagAGGTAAGTTTAGCCATCTAACATTTcttcttgttttgttgtttgttatcAGAAAAATCTCCAGGAGctgtattgtttgtgaatgtgtatcagaagttaagggcagtcctCGACGTGCACATGCGCAGCAACGTTTGTTCATGTTGCGGATCTGAAACCGCCTATAGGTTGCACAGCAATTTTGTGATTAAAGTGACTGGAACTATCTGTGCATCAAACTGCTTTCCAGCCAATAAGAATAGAGTATTCCGGCAAACCATGGTATAAAGATGTTTGGACACTAATATGAGAAATCTGCTCatgaagaaaattatttttgtgtgttttacatttacatgtgtaGCAGTCCGGCGTCACTTCTGTGAGTTTGCTCACTCACATTTCTGGACGTAGAATCCCTGTTGTAaaatatgtgttgtgtgtacaGATGTGAGCGCAGTCTGATGTGAACACATcatcatcagtgtgtgtgtgtgtgtgtgtgtttctgctgCTTTAGTGTTATCTCAATGCAAATTTCAGACAGTGATTGTGTGtaactgtaaaaatgttctGTACAGTGGAGGAACAGGGAAACACGCCTTGCATGCTGGGATTTACATAAATGACTCTAAAGAGGATCCATCAGATAAACTGAGTGATATGCAGTCCTGGACTAaagctgtttctctctctctatctctcactctctctctgtctctctcactctctatttctccctctgtctctctcttcctccctctgtctctctcttcctccctctctctctctctctctgtttctctcactctgtttttctctcactCTTATTTTCTATCTCTCTGCCTTAGGACCATTTGTGTGGTGAATGTGGATTGGTGTCGCTCCGTGTCACACATTATCTTTCTTATTGATCTTCCCTCACAGAGGGATTGTTGGGAGCAGTAGCTGTGGTGTGTGCTGATTTTTCTGATTTGTTGAGCATTGAATCGTGGGTCGATTGTGCCGTCATGTTGAGGAGGTCAACCCTTTCCTATAAACACACAGAAGCTTTTCAAGCTATGTTTTGATTTGGACTTCTTGCTTAATAAATGTGCAGACATCTTTAATGTAAAATCAGTAAATGTGCATGATATATACATGATCAGAACACAGTGTattcacttaaaaaatattttttttaatctttaaagtTGTCAAAGGTTGGATTTTGCAAATTTGACTCCAGTgcataaaaaatgtgtcttaCAGTAGCAGTTGTAAAGGTGTTCAGTGTTGTGATGAAATAATCACTTGTGTCCTCCAGAGAGCAGCCGATCTTCAGCACCAGAGCTCACGTCTTCCAGATCGACCCCAACACTAAAAAGAACTGGGTGCCCACCAGCAAACATGCCGTTACTGTGTCATATTTCTATGACAGCACACGTAACGTCTACCGCATCATCAGTCTGGACGGCTCAAAGGTCACAACATCTGTGGAacctctctcacactcacacacacacacacacacacacacacttggatATGTGGTTTAGGAGGACTCTCCATGGACATCATGATTTTATACTGTACAGACTGTTTATTCTTTTCCCTAACCCTATCCATCACTGAAAacatttggtgttttttaagCCATTTTGGGTTTCAAAGACACAGGAAGTGTCTCTGTAAACCATGTATACGTTATTATACACATCTCATTACACACATTTGTGTCCTTGTAAACCGTATATACAACTACATGCAAGCAGACAcacatatacatttgtttttataaaatgtgaggACACAACCATTTTAATAGTGTACAGATTGTAAATGGCTAGTTGACAAATACTGAACATGCGTCCTGTGGTGTTACAGGAAACCATTGAAAAGAATATGTTATTAATATATTGTcttatattattgtttattgtagATATGATCTTcactgttcttgtttttttcttaatttttgcTATCATACCAAAAGGCAAAAGTGCAGTTTGTCAACTACCCCTTTTGTATCCTGTCACCATCACCCTACCCCTAATCCAAACCAtcacaaacctttctgcatttaTACATGAAATAAACATCATGTAAAAGGATTTATAAGATGACTTTCTCAAGGAGACCAAAAAATGCACACAATATCTATAATAACTgctattattatatttgtggggacatttggtcacacacacactgcagggtttaccagaaaacacacacagcacaaaGGCCCTGGGTGCATAGTTATTTTTGACTGGGTTGGGTTTGGTTGCATAACACTTTGCAGACACACAAGTTTGCACAGCTATCGATTTGAGGACATACATTGACACAACACAATCTCTAGCCCCTCACCCTAACCATCAGAAGTGAGTACCTGACCCTcaccctaaacctgattataacctaaagctgattataacctaaacctgattataacccaacctgattataacccaaacctgattataacccaacctgattataacctaaacctgattatagcccaacctgattataacccaacctgattataacctaaacctgattataacccaacctgattataacctaaacctgattataacctaaacctgattataacctaaacctgattataacctaaacctgattataacccaacctgattataacctaaacctgactATAAcccaacctgattataacctaaacctgattataacccaacctgattataacctaacctgattataacctaacctgattataacccaacctgattataacctaaacctgattataacctaacctgattataacccaacctgattataacctaaacctgattataacctaacctgattataacccaacctgattataacctaaacctgattataacccaacctgattataaccaaaacctgattataacccaacctgattataacctaaacctgattataacctaacctgattataacctaaacctgattataacccaacctgattataacctaaacctgattataacccaacctgattataacctaaacctgattataacccaacctgattataacctaaacctgattataacctaaaccagattataacctaaaccctaaaaccaggtcttgaccctcaaacagccctttaaaggggtctcagaaagtgaggaccggccaaaatgtcctcactttactctcttagtcctcactctgctggtctaaaactcaaactggtcctcataaagatagatgtacaagtacacacacacacgccaatcatctgtgtgtgtatgcatgtgtgtgtctgtagatGCGCAAAAGCATATTCACTACACATTTTTACCCAAAAGTAATATGAAACAAATCTTAGTAAAAACTCACTTTAGGAAATGCAAAACCCCTAAAATATAGTACCTAAAGTTTTTTGGTTAAAAGTTGttaaaattgttatatttttttagaatatctttattaaaaacaacagaaaaatgactttgtttataagtaaaggtgtgtgtgttgtatttaagcttttatttaatcaattgtttttaatttcccACAATGCTTTAGTGATGATGAGTGATCATTACAGCgaggtgtgtgtgtaattgtgaggttttgttttgtgcaggCCATCATCAACAGCACCATCACTCCTAACATGACCTTCACCAAAACATCACACAAGTTTGGTCAGTGGGCTGACAGTCGAGCGAATACAGTGTACGGCCTGGGCTTCTCCTCCGAGGCTCATCTGAGTAAAGTGAGATTCATTCTTATTTATTCTCTCGTCCTGATCTCCCGTCAGCTTCATAAACCTGTGTGTCTTCTGTATCTCCAACTGTAGTTTGCTGAGAAGTTTGTGGAATTTAAAGAAGCGGCGCGGTTAGCGAAGGAGAAATCTCAGGAGAAGATGGAGTTAACCAGCTCACCGTCACaggtgctttaaaaaaacaccacacaGCACATTCTTCTTCTGTTGTGCTTCTGAAAGCGTATTTACATCCTCCTTTACGTTATTTCTCAAGCGCAAGTCTGTTTCGTGTTTTCCGCGTTTAAAGGTAAGAAGTGAATCCCACAAAATCTCAAACCCAGAATCTCTTACCCAGAATCCATCTGAACCTTCCCAAAATTGACCAAACatgagtttctctctctcctcatttAACCCCTGGAGACGGCCAGACAGTAACagctgtgatgatgatgtttttatttctcttgtgatgtcatttaatgctgtgaaacacaaacagactcGGATCACAGCAAAGGTAAGAATCAAGCAGATCAATGTTGAACATCTTTGTAGGGTTACTGTACATCTGCACACACGCCTGTGTTCTCCTCATATCTGTCAAATCCtctggcgtgtgtgtgtgtgtgtgtgtgtgtgtgtgcgcgtgtgtgttcaCTTTACAAACAGACGTGGAGCTGTCATTCCAGTGATAGCTTCACTTCTGAATTGCATCTTTCTATCTACTATATGACGTGTTAAAGCGGGTATTCCCCACGGTCACATTTTTCAAGctttagttagtgtgttatgttgctgttagagcataaataatacctgcaaaatgatgaaGCTCAAAGTTCCGTGCCAAGCGAGAtctgtctttaacagaattcacttgtcaaggactacagagaacgtcTGGATCGGACCATGATGCACTATTCCGAGTGATTTTATTATCCTCCGCCCAcaggaatatgccaaaaaatcgatccacatgtttttaactgattaagggaagttgacgccattgttactgtttattgatcaaagccaaagtttatgaatacatgtgcactgagagggggacggaccaataacaacagcttgaggagcagaactcgctgatatggtatgggtgggattTCTTCACACACGCtttaagcggggaaccaatcacgacagacctggtcagctttaccaatcagagcgttttggaaggcgggactttgaagaaaccggaagaaatccagtcgtttcatgagaagagagacagcggtggacttgaaatatgtgaaatgtaaAGGTTTTTTGGAaaatagaaacatgaacatccattgtcaaacacccaaaaacaaaatcaaagcttCCAAAACAGGGAAAAATGGGAcctttaatgaaatgtttcacTGTGCATTTTAACTTTTCTCTTCCACGAATGGAGCTGAGAGCGTTCTGTGTGATTCATGTCAGACTGTGAGAACAAGACTCGTCTGGAGCTTTAGGTTAAGCCACTCTGTGGGACCGACTCTCAATATTTGCGACACGGACAAAATTCACATGTGTGCACCTGTCTCACGCTCAGAGACATCCATAATCTGTGATGTTTTACTcttgactcttacaaacacacaacaacaacaacaacagttcTCGTGCGCTAGTGTCGTCATGTTTTCAATCAGGTTCTCCTCTAGCTCTCAGATCTTGGGTGTTCCCTGTGTTGTTATTCTTGAGAGTAAATGTGACCGTTTGTGACGTGACAGGAATCAGCCACAGATCTTCAGTCTCCTGTGACTCCTGAGAGCATCAACGGAACAGACGACCGAGTGACGCCTGACGCAGTGTTTAACGCTGAGAGTCGCCCGGAGCCCAACGCTGTACCCTTCCCTCACAGGTGACACTCGCATTCTCTTTAGAAACGTTATTTCATCATCTTTCAGTTCctgaacaaaattaaatatttggttCTTTACGTGTCAATGAGTTTATTTATCCATATTTCATAGTGTGCCAGCGTCTCTGGACGCCACAGCATTACATCacaacattatatatatatatattatataacacttatacaaacatgaaatatgGATGAGAACGCACTGAAATCTTTATTTGGTGAAACGAGTTTACTGGAGAAGATTAGCGTCGCTGAAGTTTATTGTTTTGAGGATCGATTGACATGATGATCTCTCCTGTGGTTCTCATCTGTTGAGATGTTCTTCACGCAGCTCCACGTCCATCACCAAACACTGGGAGGCTGAGCTCGCCGCTCTGAAGGGAAACAACGCCAAACTGACGGCAGCGCTGCTGGAATCCACCGCCAACGTCAAACAGTGGAAACAACAGCTGGCGGCTTATCAGGACGAGGCCGAGAGACTCCACAAACGCGTGAGACCGGCTTTGTCAAATTCTCTGAATgatttgtgatgtcatcaaatTAAATCCTGTCGGACGTCTTTCTGTGAAAAATGTGAGGGCTCatatgttgtgttgttgtgtgtgaggTCAGGTGACGGAGTTGGAGTGTGTTAgcgcacaaaccagcatcatcAAAACTCAGAAAACAGAACTGAATCAAACCATCGAGGAGCTGGAGGCTGAACTCAGAGCTAAAGAGCAGGTGAGACCTCAACACCTTCAGCTGCTTGATTGTGAAGCGTCGGAGCTTTGACCTCCTTTCATTCCCACAGGAACTGGAGAAACTGAAGGAAGAGGTGGAAAACGCCAACCAGCTGCAAGAGCAGAAAGATTCACTCGCTCAAAAGTTACAGGTAAACACACCTGAGAGCTCTGACGTACACTgcagagagagagttagagactacaagagagagagagagagagagaacgagagagtgagagagagagagagagagagagagagagaacgagagagtgagagtttatgagagagagagtgaaagagagagagtgtatgagagagaaagagagagagagagagagagagagagagagagaacgagagaacgagagagtgagagtttatgagagagagagagagagagagagtgaaagagagtgaatgagtgagagagagagagagagagagagagagagagagagagtgaaagacttttaaaagctctttatttcacaattttctATATATCagagctttttttttaattcatagtCATACACAACAAATTAAtctcaaatagaaaaaaaatataattaaaataaataaaagtgctccaactataaattaattttcataGAACCATCAACATGAACTTCACACAAAACCTGGTTCACTCCCCAAAGGTAATTAAAAGTTTGGAAGTCTTTAACCATGTGGTAGTACTCATATTCTACCATTAATCTTGATTTAACCAAACCTTTTAAATTGACATTGTATCAGTTGACCCCACACCATTTAGTTTACCTTTACGTGAGATCCATATCGCCATTTTTGCTTGGCCGAATAAAAAGTTAAGCAATACATGGACCTGTTATACTTAAGACCGTAGATAAAAAGCATTGGTGAGAAAAACTCTCCAAAAATTGTACACAAGTCTTCCACTTGAGCTAAAATATGTTCAAGTCtttcacagtaaaaaaataaataaaaaaacagtttctgATAAACCACAGAAAGGACACCCCTCCTCTACCTGTGGATCAATATGTGCTCTGTATCTGTTTGTGGCTATTATACCATGCACAATTCTCCACTGGAGGTCACCAGACCTTTTCTCAATAGGAGGTTTGTACAAGGTCCTCCAGCAACCTTTAGGGGAAGTGTCTGATCCGAATTTCTCCTGCCATTTGGATTCTTGAAGGCCTTCCAAGGACCGAATATGTGAAAATTTGACATATGTTACGTATAATGCCCTTTTCCCCGTTTCACTAAAAAGTCCTAGTTGTGGAGTATTGAAATTGAGCAATGCCCCCTCTTTCTCTTGAAAAGGGCCCACAGCAGGTGCAACTTCCAACTCTGGTAAGGAAACAACTGTATCCTCATTAACAGTctccaaaacatgtttaacatccataggtaaactttcaaaaatgtcatttagcaGTCTCTGTGTCAGGCGAACTGACCTAACACCAATCTTTGAAGACAGCATTTCAGCAGTCATCCATCCTTCGTTTGATATTAAATGTCCCAAGGTTGTAacttctgcattttttaaagcatttctcaGAGATAAAATCCTCCAGAGGAGGATTATGCAGTAAGGGTTCCTCTCTTAGCCATAGATCTCGCACCTCCTTGAGATTCCTCGTAACATTTAGAGTTTTCCATGCTTTAAACATCGATTGATGAAATGAAGTAAGTCCATTAAGTTCAACGTTCTGAATGTCCATCAGAAAAAGATGACGATCTAGCCCCATTCCACTTGCTTTTCTTAACAGGGCACACGCCACACCAGACCAGCTCACATCTTCTCCATACAGTAGCCTTTTTGCAGTCTGAAGCCTAAAAGTCATCACTCTGCTTTTGATGTCCACTAGTCCTTGACGACCTTCTTGTCTTGGTAAAAACAGAACGGATGCTTTAAGCCAGTGTTGCCCAGACCAAAAGAAGTCTATTAAAAGTTTCTGCCGATTTTCCACCAGTTCATTAGGAGGTTCCAAGATAGTCATTTTGTGCCATAAAGATGAGGCTACAAGGTTGTTACAGATCAAAACTCTTCCCCTATAAGAAAGCAGAGGTAGCAGGCTTTGCCATCGAGACAACCGAGCACACACTTTTTCCATCAGGCCCTCCCAATTTTTCCTCCTATAATCCTCTCTTCCTAAGTAAACCCCCAGATGTTTAAAACCAGATCTTCCCCATTGTAAAAACGCTGGAAGTATTGGACCATTGTGATCAGCACCACAGAGAATCACTTTTTTCCCAACTGACTTTAGCAGATGATGCTTTCCCATAActctcaaaaatattttttaatacttgaacatcattttaatttcttaaaataacagttacttCATCAGCGTATGCTGAGGCTTTCAAACATTCATTATAAATTTTACTGTTAACTTGTAGGCCCATTCACTTTTCTCTTAATTTACATAGGAGAGGTTCAATGACCAAACTATAGAGCTGACCTGAAAGAGGACACCCCTGTCTTATTCCCCTCTGCACTTTAACAGGTATACTGAGACCATCCGCCATCTTGATCATACATGTGGCATTGAAATACAACAACTTTATCATGAAACAAAATTTCTCCCCAAAACCAAAAgtctttaaaactttaaaaagataTTGATGATCAACTCGATCAAAAGCTTTTTCTTGATCGAGTGAAAACAACCCTATATTGATATTATTACTTGTAGCCTAAATCAACAACATCACGTACTTATTGCAAATTATCAAAAATACATCTTTCTTTTATACAATAGGATTGGTCCTTGTG encodes:
- the LOC130407403 gene encoding homer protein homolog 1 isoform X1 → MEADMMSLQYITHEWIEQPIFSTRAHVFQIDPNTKKNWVPTSKHAVTVSYFYDSTRNVYRIISLDGSKAIINSTITPNMTFTKTSHKFGQWADSRANTVYGLGFSSEAHLSKFAEKFVEFKEAARLAKEKSQEKMELTSSPSQESATDLQSPVTPESINGTDDRVTPDAVFNAESRPEPNAVPFPHSSTSITKHWEAELAALKGNNAKLTAALLESTANVKQWKQQLAAYQDEAERLHKRVTELECVSAQTSIIKTQKTELNQTIEELEAELRAKEQELEKLKEEVENANQLQEQKDSLAQKLQEKELRNTELEAQLSDLEQRLENSQLEGESFRKSLRSLLDLLDGKIFELTELRDALAKLIESGSS
- the LOC130407403 gene encoding homer protein homolog 1 isoform X2 — translated: MGEQPIFSTRAHVFQIDPNTKKNWVPTSKHAVTVSYFYDSTRNVYRIISLDGSKAIINSTITPNMTFTKTSHKFGQWADSRANTVYGLGFSSEAHLSKFAEKFVEFKEAARLAKEKSQEKMELTSSPSQESATDLQSPVTPESINGTDDRVTPDAVFNAESRPEPNAVPFPHSSTSITKHWEAELAALKGNNAKLTAALLESTANVKQWKQQLAAYQDEAERLHKRVTELECVSAQTSIIKTQKTELNQTIEELEAELRAKEQELEKLKEEVENANQLQEQKDSLAQKLQEKELRNTELEAQLSDLEQRLENSQLEGESFRKSLRSLLDLLDGKIFELTELRDALAKLIESGSS